GAGTTTCTTTCCAAGGCCATGTTAAATTCTTTAACATACGGAAGTCTTTCTTGGTCAAGTAACGGTCTAAATCCATATATTCAGCCATTTACATCACCAACGttgtcacttaaataaaaagtaaaaacttttagtatatttgtttttataaagtcaAGTGATCAGGTTAGGATAAAATCAGGTAAAGGTTAAAcagttcatgttttatgtaggtaaagcaAGGAACCCTAAATTAATTCAACATGGCCGTACCATTGGTATTCAGAATGCTAATATTAGAGTAAATTATCTTACAATAGTCTAATAGTGCGCTGGAAAAGTGCAACTATAACAATGGCATCATTTTCACTacaattatagaaataaaaaaatatacgagatagaaaatactattttaattgattatttgagtgggcgcatgaaatttgaagcgtaaaacagggtctactttacagtaaataatatgttccaacgtaaatacttaccgcgcaacataaagaaccaccaatgataacaaacacgttattaatattactactattattatacatGCATTCAATTTGtcactacaatattttattctgccACGCTGCAGTTCACTCACCGAGCATAATGCACGCGGAATGTTTCAAAATTTCGTATGGTcgtacataaaatcaaaataagcttGTTTAGGCTCACAAGATTCTAACGTTGGACCAATATAAGCCTATGCAggcttacaaaatacttacgtaaaagcgatattagcctaaggcagcttaaattagttttgtaaagattattgtaaatgcgaacagtattcaataagactgatattaggacgatgttaaaataaatacgcttataatttgtgcccaaatccaGGCTTATACGATGATATAAAACCAATATTAGAGTGAAAATTTATAGTCTTGAGATGGTTGTAAGAGGGATTTTGCTGGTTGggttaccaccgcccataaacatctgcaacaccaggggtattgcagatgcgttgcaaccTAGAAGcaggatgggatacctcaagtgccagtaattttcaccggttgtcttactctccacgccgaaacacaacagtgcaagcactattGGCTTCACGGcagattagtgagcaagatggtggtagcaatccgggcggaccttgcacaaggtcctaccacctgaaaagaagaaggtttatttataattagaataattttttggggatattttgcattacctgaattaattatggcaattatgcgttacaaggcaatgaatgtctgtgttttgagacagttttgtctctcggaaacttttgtcctccttttttttccgaacaaaacgggactacgcaacactggttgctcgatttatttttatggtacggttttaaggtgtattaaatatgatttaaatctaaactttgtttttatgcccgtaataacagactgaaagccacacttagaAAGaccaaaaacgatagccctcattgggtacAGAAATCTAGTTCAGATGACGATGCAAGTACGGTTAGCAAAATggcatgtattaaaaatgaaatttttgacctcaactttttaaaaaaaatataattatttcttttgaCAGGACTGTCAACAAGCCTACAATTTCCGGATGCGTCGAGTAGAGCTCTGGGACCACCAGATGTGCGCAGGTGGCGAGGCTGGCAAGGACACCTGCAAGGGTGACTCCGGAGGACCTTTGATGCACTACCACCAGATGAATAACACCAAGTCCCATTTCGAGGTGATAGGCATACTCAGCTTTGGTGTTCGGCCGTGCGGCACGGGGAACGTTCCCGGCGTATACACCAAAGTGTTCGAGTACTTATCCTGGATTCATAGCAATATTCAGCCTTAAAATAGAATTTCTATAAGTAATTAGGCTTGAAGATACACTTATAAGTAAGTTAGTtactgagtggagaccctttttcggtgacaattggtgtcatcaccatacaatttgttgtaattttgcttgtataataatatattattgttttttgtgtttggtggtggtactgttgggaccgttaataatcatttttctttctttctttcttttcttttagttataagcttagatgaatgattggtctcgcacgctcgctcgactagataccgcgctacctaaaaacaaaaggtttcGTGAATGCcaaactcaatattgtagtgtgcgtaagaacggtgtaagacaatttgcaaggatgctacgtgtgcgtgacgaattgtgttgccagctgctccactgttacctgaattatgggaaaataaattattctgtgttCTATTAAGttctggttacaaaatgtatcttgggaaatacttagaattaagaagtaattaagagtgaatgtattaatatgtttgtgtatagttaggagtaggtttcttctttaaaaatatggtaggtatgatgtaggtatatcaatgatcaggcctcacttttaattaaaaaatatatatatttaaggacattcaatatttacaaattattactaaaaaattcatggactgagtcaccaactaagaagttttgcgtagtaaagataacacgttgcaacctatagttaaacctaatacaGGTTAatttaagactaaaataaaaaaaaaatgtttacaaaatatacatacttagtgcatacatacatacttacatacatacgcttgaaaaacataaccctcttcgggcagtcgggtaaaagttaacatttcaggaaaatgggtagaaatacgaaaaaaacattttttttcctttcccgTTGTTGAGGCGTCAATCTCGATGCAAGGGTGCGTGTTGAAGATCAGGAGATGATTAAAACTTGACTCAAACTTTACAGtatataatatgaaaaaaaaactacataaaaagtacatagtGTGATAGGTGCGACGTCGTAAAGCCGAGTGAGGCGCTCGGTGTTTGTCGCAAGCCCGAGCGCTTTGCTTGCAGTTTATACGGCGTTAACATGCTCCCCCCTTGGGAACGGAAGTTTCCAAAATCGGCAGTGGGCAGAGTCGATTAAAGGCTCTTCGTAGAGTCCCGGAGGTGGTGTACACATCGGCGACGCGTGGCACGCCGTCGGAGCCAGGGTGCAGGCCGGTGACGCGGCCGAGCAGCCAGCGGTTGGGGGGCAGGCGGTCGTCCTTTACAACCACCATCTCGCCAAGTTTGAGGCGCCGGCCATCCTTGTGCCATTTTTGTCTCTTCTGGAGTTCTGAAATGTACTCTTTATAGTATCTACTCCAGAAATGAGTCTTTAACTGCTGCGTCCTCATGTATCGTGAAACGGAGACTGTGGAGTCGTTGACCTGAGGCGATGGCAACATCATCAGAGTTCGTCCGATCAAAAAATGAGCTGGAGTTAGGGGAACTAAGTCTCTGGGGTCTGATGATAAAGGCGTCAGAGGCCGAGAATTGAGGATTGATTCGATTTGGACGAGTAATGTATTCATTTCCTCGTATGTTAAATTTGCAAGGGCCAATACTCTCTTCAAATGATGCTTAATAGATTTCACGGAACCCTCGGCTAAACCGTTAAAATGGGGGCTGTAAGCTGGTGAAAACTGAAAATTTATGGAGTTCTCCGACGcatatttacttatttccaGCGAAGATGATTTTAATAAACGAGCGAGTTCATTAGAAGTCCCTACGAAATTAGAAGCATTGTCCGAGAAAATGTTGGCAGGTTTGCCTCTGCGGGCAATGAATCTGTTCAAGGCGGCAATGAAAGCCTGTGAACTTAACTCGGTAACAAGCTCGATGTGAACTGCCCTTACAGCCAAGCATACAAATACGCATACGTAGGATTTAATCAACTGACATCCTCTTCCCTTTCTGTTCGCTATCAAAATAGGACCAGCATAATCAACAGCTGTATTAATAAAAGGATAGTCAATGTGAACACGTTGTTCAGGTAGATTACCCATAATGGGCTGTACACTTTTACCTGCGAATCGACAGCAAGTTATACAATTGTGAACGGTTTTTCGAGCAAGATTGCGTCCACCAATAGGCCAATATTTATGTCGTATTGTGGCAAGTAAAAGCTGCGGACCCGCGTGAAGAAGTAGTTTGTGATAATACTCAAATAAAAGTTTAGTGACATGATGAGATGCGTGCAGTATAATGGGGTGTTTTGTGTCATAGTCATAGTTAGAATTAGATAATCGACCACCCACTCTTATTAAATTGTCTGTAtgtaaaaaaggatttacatttattaatttattttttaagggcaactgattattatttttaagtacattgtattcatttttaaacatttctttTTGCACGATTAAACATAATGAATTAACTGATGAATTTAACTCcgaaatttttaaatagttcGTAAATTTGTTGTTTGGATTTCGACAGTTAAAGATAAATCTATGAACATAAGCTAATATTCGACGTAATTTTTCGAAGCTAGAATATTTAGTCACAAAGGTATTCATCTGTTCCAATTGTACTTGTTCTGTTAATGAGACGTGGCATACAATTTTAGTTTCTGGTAAGTTGTCAACTTTATGAGTTGGTTTTTTAGGCCaatgttctttatttaataataaataatcaggtCCAAACCACCAAATATTTGACTGGTGTAATTGTGAAGGTATAAACCCTCTAGACCCGATATCGGCGGGATTTAATTCAGTTGGCACATAGTGCCATGAGCTAGGATCCGTATTTTCCGTTATTTCGTTGATGCGGtttaaaacaaaagattttaaagttaatttcgGTGAATTAATCCAACCGAGGACTATGGTGGAATCGCACCAGTAATAACAGCTATCAATATTTAAGCGCAAGGCTGTTTTTACCTTGTCAACTAGACGAGCTGATAAAAGGGCTCCACATAGCTCCAACCGTGGGATTGTCGTAGGCTTAGGTGGGGCCACTTTGCTTTTGGCCATAATTAAATGTACAGAGACCTCTCCATTCTGTGAAATCGAACGAATATAGATGCATGCTGAATATGCTTGAATAGATGCATCGCTAAAAGCAtgaatttctatttttatggGTGATAGGCATAAAACGCGTCGTgggattataatattatttaattcgtgCAAATGTTTTACGAAATTTGCCCAATCTGACTGAAATTCAGAAGATAAAGGTTCGTCCCATGACACTTTCGTTGCCCACAAcctttgtaaaattattttagctTGTAAAACAATAGGGTTTATTAATCCTAGTGGATCAAAGATCTTTGCGATTGTCGATAAAATATTGCGTTTGCTAATCGGGTTAGGAAACGTATTAACGTCAActgaaaatgttaaattatccTCTGTACTGGACCAAAGCAAACCTAAGGTTTTagaatattcatttttatttattttaagcaatTCATCACTAGAATTTTGACCTTGAATCTGATTAAGTAGGTAAGAATTATTGGAACGCCATTTACGTAAATGGAACTGACCGCTGTGAAGTACATTTGTAAGtgtgttacatatttgaattaaTCTATCTTCAGAATCATGACCTGAAATCAGGTCGTCTATGTAAAAATCATGTAAGATAGCACTAGCTACTTCACTGTCAGCGCATTCTTTGCCTAACTGTACCAGACACCTGGTCGCGAGATAGGGGGCGGAAGCAGTTCCGTAGGTAACTGTGtttaatttatatgtttttaattcTTCTGTGGGGTTAAAACGCCACAGTATTTGTTGCAAATTGCGCTGTGAATCATGTATTAAACACTGCCTATAAAATTTGTCTATATCTGCACTCACTACGTATCTATGCTGACGAAATCTAATTAATATACTAATGAGGTCGTCTTGAAC
Above is a window of Choristoneura fumiferana chromosome 2, NRCan_CFum_1, whole genome shotgun sequence DNA encoding:
- the LOC141445610 gene encoding uncharacterized protein; this translates as MDLKGLIRVRASYKSKLTQFKSYLEVVLSCESLSNLQLKEINIRLSKFEELYAYFDSTQSDIERLSEIPDDQFKERKEFEDQYYAAVAGAREVLDRHSGAAGGADSLQSAESGSRAVLTGGPSLKLPTIQLPSFSGRYQDWLEFHDTYASLIHSNNSIPTIHKFHYLRAALTDSAALIIRSLDFSADNYEVAWSLLCDRYNNNRLLINNHIQAIFNIEPVIKESARALRNIIDIVNKNLRALATLKLPTDHWDVLVIYMISNKLDPLTRREWEEHRNTIKDIPTLNEFQGFLKNRADLLETMAESQAQQRRRHSDVSHVRPKTFVANQLTPPSFSRSCALCNNKHAVYQCPIFKSLTVETRLQKANSLNLCLNCLRPRHPDKKCRLGPCLQCSKWHNSLLHTDDQSSHASADSSGAPGTSTVLTASAAERGEHTDDDQPNDNIALSSTTADHSSVLLSTALVDVADRDGNKITVRALLDNGSTCCLMTEKLYSKLNLPAYSTSTSVEGLNCQSSRITKRCDVAISSRHDKYVVDINCFIVPQITQLLPVRKVDCTSLNIPPNIFLADPTFHLPSEIDLLLGAEIFWSVLGTHRISLGKNKPSLNKSKFGYLVSGTVLSCKGNNNNTTVHCNFLQNTADNELQNQLNQFFELETVRAPDHNILSKDDNACERHFTLNTTRQSDGRFIVKMPLKESPGVLGDSYEQALSRFLCLERRFKRDPNFKNKYCDFMSEYIKLGHMTENKHFNREETSYILPHHGVLREMSLTTKLRAVFDGSAVTTSGLSLNNIQHVGPTVQDDLISILIRFRQHRYVVSADIDKFYRQCLIHDSQRNLQQILWRFNPTEELKTYKLNTVTYGTASAPYLATRCLVQLGKECADSEVASAILHDFYIDDLISGHDSEDRLIQICNTLTNVLHSGQFHLRKWRSNNSYLLNQIQGQNSSDELLKINKNEYSKTLGLLWSSTEDNLTFSVDVNTFPNPISKRNILSTIAKIFDPLGLINPIVLQAKIILQRLWATKVSWDEPLSSEFQSDWANFVKHLHELNNIIIPRRVLCLSPIKIEIHAFSDASIQAYSACIYIRSISQNGEVSVHLIMAKSKVAPPKPTTIPRLELCGALLSARLVDKVKTALRLNIDSCYYWCDSTIVLGWINSPKLTLKSFVLNRINEITENTDPSSWHYVPTELNPADIGSRGFIPSQLHQSNIWWFGPDYLLLNKEHWPKKPTHKVDNLPETKIVCHVSLTEQVQLEQMNTFVTKYSSFEKLRRILAYVHRFIFNCRNPNNKFTNYLKISELNSSVNSLCLIVQKEMFKNEYNVLKNNNQLPLKNKLINVNPFLHTDNLIRVGGRLSNSNYDYDTKHPIILHASHHVTKLLFEYYHKLLLHAGPQLLLATIRHKYWPIGGRNLARKTVHNCITCCRFAGKSVQPIMGNLPEQRVHIDYPFINTAVDYAGPILIANRKGRGCQLIKSYVCVFVCLAVRAVHIELVTELSSQAFIAALNRFIARRGKPANIFSDNASNFVGTSNELARLLKSSSLEISKYASENSINFQFSPAYSPHFNGLAEGSVKSIKHHLKRVLALANLTYEEMNTLLVQIESILNSRPLTPLSSDPRDLVPLTPAHFLIGRTLMMLPSPQVNDSTVSVSRYMRTQQLKTHFWSRYYKEYISELQKRQKWHKDGRRLKLGEMVVVKDDRLPPNRWLLGRVTGLHPGSDGVPRVADVYTTSGTLRRAFNRLCPLPILETSVPKGGAC